In Scophthalmus maximus strain ysfricsl-2021 chromosome 16, ASM2237912v1, whole genome shotgun sequence, the following proteins share a genomic window:
- the chpf2 gene encoding chondroitin sulfate glucuronyltransferase isoform X1 encodes MASSRCFWRCFWTWIEKRRICTETTAASLPSSRQPDMRLSSFLALFRPALPLILGLSLGCSLSLLMVSWRQGDTDESCRDELGNGRLFLGRGDAQRVSRDEAGDEDFHPRIVPYHKDPNKPHKKVLRTRYIHTELGIRERLLVGVLTSRATLNTLAVAVNRTVAHHFHRTFFFTGLRSPKVPHGMTVVAHGDDRPVWLMYETVRHLHQHYGSDYDWFLLAQDDTYMQADRLSELVGHLSAGQDLYMGRAEEFIGGEEKARYCHGGYGYLLSRSLLARLQPHLDTCRNDILSVRPDEWLGRCIIDYLGLSCLEVHQEMTYRYFELRKNADPEREDSTEFKNAFTVHPVSEPNLMYRLHKRFSQIELEWTYLQIEQLQMQINNLSDLTPEGRAGVTWPIGINPPFKPRTRFEVINWEYFTEEHIYSCIDSSPKCEMRGADRADVTAVLEIAVERLNERYQPQLRFRKRHLLNGYRRFDPTRGMEYMLDLALEAFTQKGHSQVIVKRVNLLRPLSAVEIIPMPYVTEATRVQVILPVTAQDQDYVSNFLDMYVMNTLDTHDNVLLTFLFIYDPFDAQRVSQTDVFAGIKAMIGEVEKRYGDVKIPWISVKTEVPSQVKLMDIISKKHPVDTLFFLASVWTEVNADFLNRCRMNAISNWQVFFPIHFQEYSPAVIYRDQQPSAASSSFASESLRDGHFDRHVFDEACFYNADYMSARTKMAADILDNEELLESMDVYDIFVRYSGLHVFRAVEPALIQKYVRRACNPRFSEDIYHRCVISNLEGLGSRSHLAMALFEQEQANST; translated from the exons ATGGCTTCAAGTCGGTGTTTTTGGAGATGTTTTTGGACATGGATTGAGAAGCGACGTATCTGTACTGAAACAAC agcagcGTCACTACCGAGCTCAAGACAGCCAGATATGCGTCTCTCCTCGTTTTTGGCCCTGTTCAGGCCTGCCTTACCCCTTATCCTGGGGCTCTCTCTGGGATGCAGTCTGAGTCTTTTGATGGTGTCCTGGAGGCAAGGGGACACCGATGAGTCCTGTAGGGATGAGCTGGGCAATGGTAGGCTTTTCCTGGGCAGAGGGGATGCCCAGAGAGTCTCAAGGGATGAAGCTGGCGATGAAGACTTCCATCCACGTATCGTGCCCTATCACAAAGACCCAAACAAGCCACATAAGAAAGTTCTCAG AACCCGATATATCCACACAGAACTCGGCATCAGGGAGCGACTGCTTGTGGGTGTACTGACCTCTCGGGCTACCCTGAACACGCTTGCTGTGGCAGTGAACCGCACAGTTGCCCACCACTTCCACCGCACTTTTTTCTTCACTGGTTTGCGCAGCCCCAAGGTGCCTCATGGTATGACTGTGGTCGCACACGGTGATGACCGCCCAGTGTGGCTGATGTACGAGACAGTGCGTCACCTCCACCAGCACTACGGCTCAGACTATGACTGGTTCCTCTTAGCCCAGGATGACACTTACATGCAGGCAGACCGTCTGTCTGAGCTTGTGGGCCACCTCAGTGCAGGTCAGGACCTGTATATGGGTAGGGCGGAGGAGTTCATTGGTGGGGAGGAGAAAGCACGCTACTGCCACGGGGGCTATGGCTATCTACTGTCTCGCAGTCTGCTGGCCCGTCTGCAGCCCCATCTTGACACGTGCCGTAATGACATCCTCAGCGTGAGACCTGATGAGTGGCTGGGCCGCTGCATTATTGACTACCTGGGTCTCAGTTGTCTGGAGGTGCACCag GAGATGACCTATCGCTACTTTGAACTCAGGAAAAATGCAGATCCAGAACGTGAAGACAGCACTGAGTTTAAAAATGCCTTCACAGTGCATCCTGTTTCAGAACCTAATCTCATGTACCGCCTGCACAAACGCTTCAGCCAGATCGAGCTGGAATGGACTTACCTACAGATTGAACAGCTCCAG ATGCAGATCAACAACCTGAGTGACTTGACGCCAGAGGGTAGGGCTGGAGTCACATGGCCTATAGGAATCAACCCTCCCTTCAAACCAAGAACCCGTTTTGAGGTGATAAACTGGGAGTACTTTACAGAGGAGCATATTTACTCATGCATTGACAGCTCTCCGAAGTGTGAGATGAGGGGGGCGGACCGTGCAGATGTAACTGCAGTTCTGGAGATTGCAGTGGAACGTCTAAATGAACGTTACCAGCCACAGCTTCGCTTCCGTAAACGGCATCTACTTAATGGGTACCGGCGCTTTGATCCTACGCGTGGTATGGAGTACATGCTGGACCTCGCTCTGGAGGCCTTTACCCAGAAAGGCCACAGTCAAGTGATTGTAAAAAGGGTCAACCTGTTGCGACCTCTCAGTGCAGTTGAGATTATCCCCATGCCTTATGTGACAGAGGCAACACGGGTTCAGGTCATCCTGCCTGTTACTGCCCAGGATCAGGATTATGTTAGCAACTTCCTCGACATGTATGTGATGAACACTCTTGACACTCATGATAATGTTTTGCTCACGTTCTTGTTCATATATGATCCATTTGATGCACAGCGAGTCAGCCAGACAGACGTGTTTGCTGGCATCAAAGCCATGATCGGGGAGGTGGAGAAACGCTACGGAGACGTGAAGATTCCTTGGATAAGTGTGAAGACGGAGGTGCCTTCACAGGTCAAGCTGATGGACATCATCTCTAAGAAGCATCCTGTGGACACGCTGTTTTTCCTTGCCAGCGTGTGGACAGAAGTCAACGCTGACTTTCTGAACCGCTGCAGAATGAACGCCATCAGCAACTGGCAAGTCTTCTTCCCCATCCACTTCCAGGAGTACAGTCCTGCTGTCATCTACCGCGACCAACAgccctctgctgcctcctcttcctttgcCTCTGAGTCGCTGAGAGACGGCCACTTTGATCGCCATGTCTTTGATGAGGCTTGCTTTTACAATGCGGATTACATGAGCGCACggaccaagatggctgctgacATCTTAGACAATGAGGAGCTGCTAGAAAGCATGGATGTGTACGATATATTTGTTCGCTACTCAGGCTTACATGTGTTCAGAGCTGTAGAGCCGGCACTTATCCAGAAATATGTTCGGCGAGCGTGCAACCCACGGTTCAGTGAGGACATCTACCACCGCTGTGTAATCAGCAACCTGGAGGGTCTGGGCTCACGCTCTCATCTAGCCATGGCTCTTTTTGAACAAGAGCAGGCTAACAGCACCTAG
- the chpf2 gene encoding chondroitin sulfate glucuronyltransferase isoform X2: protein MRLSSFLALFRPALPLILGLSLGCSLSLLMVSWRQGDTDESCRDELGNGRLFLGRGDAQRVSRDEAGDEDFHPRIVPYHKDPNKPHKKVLRTRYIHTELGIRERLLVGVLTSRATLNTLAVAVNRTVAHHFHRTFFFTGLRSPKVPHGMTVVAHGDDRPVWLMYETVRHLHQHYGSDYDWFLLAQDDTYMQADRLSELVGHLSAGQDLYMGRAEEFIGGEEKARYCHGGYGYLLSRSLLARLQPHLDTCRNDILSVRPDEWLGRCIIDYLGLSCLEVHQEMTYRYFELRKNADPEREDSTEFKNAFTVHPVSEPNLMYRLHKRFSQIELEWTYLQIEQLQMQINNLSDLTPEGRAGVTWPIGINPPFKPRTRFEVINWEYFTEEHIYSCIDSSPKCEMRGADRADVTAVLEIAVERLNERYQPQLRFRKRHLLNGYRRFDPTRGMEYMLDLALEAFTQKGHSQVIVKRVNLLRPLSAVEIIPMPYVTEATRVQVILPVTAQDQDYVSNFLDMYVMNTLDTHDNVLLTFLFIYDPFDAQRVSQTDVFAGIKAMIGEVEKRYGDVKIPWISVKTEVPSQVKLMDIISKKHPVDTLFFLASVWTEVNADFLNRCRMNAISNWQVFFPIHFQEYSPAVIYRDQQPSAASSSFASESLRDGHFDRHVFDEACFYNADYMSARTKMAADILDNEELLESMDVYDIFVRYSGLHVFRAVEPALIQKYVRRACNPRFSEDIYHRCVISNLEGLGSRSHLAMALFEQEQANST from the exons ATGCGTCTCTCCTCGTTTTTGGCCCTGTTCAGGCCTGCCTTACCCCTTATCCTGGGGCTCTCTCTGGGATGCAGTCTGAGTCTTTTGATGGTGTCCTGGAGGCAAGGGGACACCGATGAGTCCTGTAGGGATGAGCTGGGCAATGGTAGGCTTTTCCTGGGCAGAGGGGATGCCCAGAGAGTCTCAAGGGATGAAGCTGGCGATGAAGACTTCCATCCACGTATCGTGCCCTATCACAAAGACCCAAACAAGCCACATAAGAAAGTTCTCAG AACCCGATATATCCACACAGAACTCGGCATCAGGGAGCGACTGCTTGTGGGTGTACTGACCTCTCGGGCTACCCTGAACACGCTTGCTGTGGCAGTGAACCGCACAGTTGCCCACCACTTCCACCGCACTTTTTTCTTCACTGGTTTGCGCAGCCCCAAGGTGCCTCATGGTATGACTGTGGTCGCACACGGTGATGACCGCCCAGTGTGGCTGATGTACGAGACAGTGCGTCACCTCCACCAGCACTACGGCTCAGACTATGACTGGTTCCTCTTAGCCCAGGATGACACTTACATGCAGGCAGACCGTCTGTCTGAGCTTGTGGGCCACCTCAGTGCAGGTCAGGACCTGTATATGGGTAGGGCGGAGGAGTTCATTGGTGGGGAGGAGAAAGCACGCTACTGCCACGGGGGCTATGGCTATCTACTGTCTCGCAGTCTGCTGGCCCGTCTGCAGCCCCATCTTGACACGTGCCGTAATGACATCCTCAGCGTGAGACCTGATGAGTGGCTGGGCCGCTGCATTATTGACTACCTGGGTCTCAGTTGTCTGGAGGTGCACCag GAGATGACCTATCGCTACTTTGAACTCAGGAAAAATGCAGATCCAGAACGTGAAGACAGCACTGAGTTTAAAAATGCCTTCACAGTGCATCCTGTTTCAGAACCTAATCTCATGTACCGCCTGCACAAACGCTTCAGCCAGATCGAGCTGGAATGGACTTACCTACAGATTGAACAGCTCCAG ATGCAGATCAACAACCTGAGTGACTTGACGCCAGAGGGTAGGGCTGGAGTCACATGGCCTATAGGAATCAACCCTCCCTTCAAACCAAGAACCCGTTTTGAGGTGATAAACTGGGAGTACTTTACAGAGGAGCATATTTACTCATGCATTGACAGCTCTCCGAAGTGTGAGATGAGGGGGGCGGACCGTGCAGATGTAACTGCAGTTCTGGAGATTGCAGTGGAACGTCTAAATGAACGTTACCAGCCACAGCTTCGCTTCCGTAAACGGCATCTACTTAATGGGTACCGGCGCTTTGATCCTACGCGTGGTATGGAGTACATGCTGGACCTCGCTCTGGAGGCCTTTACCCAGAAAGGCCACAGTCAAGTGATTGTAAAAAGGGTCAACCTGTTGCGACCTCTCAGTGCAGTTGAGATTATCCCCATGCCTTATGTGACAGAGGCAACACGGGTTCAGGTCATCCTGCCTGTTACTGCCCAGGATCAGGATTATGTTAGCAACTTCCTCGACATGTATGTGATGAACACTCTTGACACTCATGATAATGTTTTGCTCACGTTCTTGTTCATATATGATCCATTTGATGCACAGCGAGTCAGCCAGACAGACGTGTTTGCTGGCATCAAAGCCATGATCGGGGAGGTGGAGAAACGCTACGGAGACGTGAAGATTCCTTGGATAAGTGTGAAGACGGAGGTGCCTTCACAGGTCAAGCTGATGGACATCATCTCTAAGAAGCATCCTGTGGACACGCTGTTTTTCCTTGCCAGCGTGTGGACAGAAGTCAACGCTGACTTTCTGAACCGCTGCAGAATGAACGCCATCAGCAACTGGCAAGTCTTCTTCCCCATCCACTTCCAGGAGTACAGTCCTGCTGTCATCTACCGCGACCAACAgccctctgctgcctcctcttcctttgcCTCTGAGTCGCTGAGAGACGGCCACTTTGATCGCCATGTCTTTGATGAGGCTTGCTTTTACAATGCGGATTACATGAGCGCACggaccaagatggctgctgacATCTTAGACAATGAGGAGCTGCTAGAAAGCATGGATGTGTACGATATATTTGTTCGCTACTCAGGCTTACATGTGTTCAGAGCTGTAGAGCCGGCACTTATCCAGAAATATGTTCGGCGAGCGTGCAACCCACGGTTCAGTGAGGACATCTACCACCGCTGTGTAATCAGCAACCTGGAGGGTCTGGGCTCACGCTCTCATCTAGCCATGGCTCTTTTTGAACAAGAGCAGGCTAACAGCACCTAG
- the LOC118288038 gene encoding ATP-binding cassette sub-family F member 2, whose amino-acid sequence MPSDLAKKKAAKKKEAAKARGRTKKSDEGNEESEEPETQGNRAESNGIASLTKELDEFELLKTEARAVTGVLASHPNSTDVHISSLSLTFHGQELLADTSLELNSGRRYGLIGLNGTGKSMLLSAIGHREIPIPEHIDIYHLTREMAPSDKSALQCVMEVDEARIMLEKEAERLAHEDSECEKLMELYERLEELDADKAEMRASRILHGLGFSAAMQQKKLKDFSGGWRMRVALARALFIKPFMLLLDEPTNHLDLDACVWLEEELKSFKRILVLISHSQDFLNGVCTNIIHLHQRKLKYYTGNFDQYVKTREELEENQMKRFNWEQDQISHMKNYIARFGHGSAKLARQAQSKEKTLQKMVASGLTEKVVNDKTLSFYFPPCGKIPPPVIMVQNVSFKYSDNTPHIYKDLEFGIDLDTRVALVGPNGAGKSTLLKLLMGELLPTDGMIRKHSHVKIGRYHQHLTEQLELDLSPLEFMMKCFPEIKEKEEMRKIIGRYGLTGKQQVSPIRNLSDGQKCRVCFAWLASQTPHMLFLDEPTNHLDIETIDALAEAVNEFEGGVMLVSHDFRLIQQVAQEIWVCESQTITKWNRDILAYKEHLKLKIEKQQTHDI is encoded by the exons ATGCCATCCGACTTGGCCAAGAAGAAAGCAGCAAAGAAGAAGGAGGCTGCCAAAGCCCGTGGGCGTACCAAGAAATCTGATGAGGGAAATGAGGAGAGTGAAGAACCAGAGACCCAGGgcaacagagcagagagcaaTG GTATTGCCAGTTTGACCAAGGAGCTAGATGAATTTGAGCTACTGAAGACTGAAGCAAGGGCAGTGACAGGTGTTCTAGCCTCACACCCCAACAGCACTGATGTCCACATTAGCAGTCTCTCACTTACCTTCCATGGGCAAGAGCTGCTAGCAGACACCAGCTTGGAGCTCAACTCAGGCAGACGCTATGGCCTCATTGGACTTAACGGCACAG gaaaATCCATGCTGTTGTCAGCCATCGGGCATCGTGAGATTCCCATTCCAGAGCACATAGATATTTACCACTTGACTCGAGAGATGGCCCCCAGTGACAAATCTGCTCTGCAATGTGTTATGGAGGTTGATGAAGCAAGGATTAtgctggagaaggaggcagagagacttGCCCATGAGGACT CTGAATGTGAAAAGCTGATGGAGCTGTATGAGCGTCTGGAGGAGCTGGATGCAGACAAGGCAGAGATGCGAGCCTCGCGGATCCTCCACGGTTTGGGTTTCAGCGCTGCTATGCAGCAGAAGAAACTTAAGGACTTCagtggaggatggaggatgcgTGTTGCTCTGGCCAG AGCCCTGTTCATCAAACCCTTCATGCTGTTGCTGGATGAGCCCACTAACCACTTGGACCTGGATGCCTGTGTGTGGTTGGAAGAGGAGCTCAAGTC GTTCAAGCGAATCCTTGTGCTCATCTCACACTCTCAAGACTTCCTGAACGGTGTGTGCACCAACATCATTCACCTACACCAGAGAAAACTGAAATACTACACG gGTAATTTTGACCAGTATGTGAAGACCAGAGAGGAGCTCGAAGAAAATCAGATGAAGCGCTTCAACTGGGAACAGGACCAGATATCACACATGAAG AATTACATAGCCAGGTTTGGTCACGGATCTGCAAAACTGGCACGACAGGCACAGAGCAAAGAGAAGACACTGCAGAAGATGGTGGCATCAGGCTTGACTGAAAAAGTAGTGAATGACAAG actctgtcattttattttcctccctgTGGGAAGATTCCTCCTCCTGTTATCATGGTTCAGAATGTCAGCTTCAAGTACAGTGATAACACA CCGCACATATATAAAGACCTGGAGTTTGGTATTGACTTGGATACACGAGTGGCTCTGGTGGGGCCCAATGGAGCAGGGAAGTCTACGCTTCTGAAGCTGCTGATGGGAGAG cTCCTACCCACCGATGGTATGATACGGAAACATTCTCACGTCAAGATTGGCAGATATCACCAG CATCTGACagagcagctggagctggacctgTCTCCTCTGGAGTTCATGATGAAGTGTTTCCCTGAGatcaaagaaaaggaagagatgaggaagatCATTGGTCGCTACGGTCTGACGGGAAAACAGCAG GTCAGTCCAATCAGGAACCTCTCAGATGGTCAGAAGTGTCGGGTGTGTTTTGCCTGGTTGGCCTCACAGACCCCTCACATGTTGTTCCTTGATGAGCCCACCAATCACTTGGATATCGAGACTATTGACGCATTAGCAGAAGCAGTCAATGAGTTTGAGGGCGGCGTGATGCTAGTTAGCCACGACTTCAGGCTAATTCAACAG GTGGCTCAGGAGATCTGGGTATGTGAGAGCCAAACCATCACAAAGTGGAATAGGGACATCCTCGCATATAAGGAGCACTTGAAATTAAAGATTGAAAAGCAGCAAACACATGACATCTAA